In Bacillota bacterium, a genomic segment contains:
- a CDS encoding TadE family protein, with the protein MRYKLNENGSVMLEFTLIFPLLIALFLGIVNFAILLNNNIVAASAAREAAHTVAVTGNASTAKAKGEEILRTGLLGGQGTVTVARPVRDGRSMTVDARVDYSTAVSAPGFPALVGQSPWSPRITLAEQTSHYVEYRHRRPAGAEFRGAGDCVWCGCMPQGCQ; encoded by the coding sequence GTGCGCTACAAACTCAACGAAAATGGTTCGGTCATGCTGGAATTCACGCTCATATTTCCGCTACTCATCGCCCTGTTTCTGGGCATCGTCAACTTCGCGATCTTGCTCAACAACAACATCGTGGCGGCAAGCGCGGCGCGGGAAGCGGCCCATACCGTGGCCGTGACCGGAAACGCAAGCACGGCCAAGGCCAAAGGGGAAGAGATCCTCCGCACCGGCCTGCTGGGCGGCCAAGGGACGGTCACTGTAGCCAGGCCGGTGCGGGATGGTCGGTCGATGACCGTTGACGCCCGCGTGGACTACAGCACCGCGGTCTCCGCGCCCGGCTTTCCGGCTCTGGTGGGGCAGAGCCCCTGGTCCCCGCGCATCACCCTGGCTGAACAAACCAGTCACTACGTGGAATACCGGCACCGGAGACCGGCGGGGGCGGAATTTCGGGGCGCGGGCGACTGTGTCTGGTGCGGTTGCATGCCGCAGGGGTGCCAATGA